In the Quercus lobata isolate SW786 chromosome 5, ValleyOak3.0 Primary Assembly, whole genome shotgun sequence genome, one interval contains:
- the LOC115988703 gene encoding receptor-like protein EIX2 has product MWKGKEHEYKNILGLLKSIDLSSNNLTGRIPGEVVELVGLVSLNLSRNRLTGQITSEIGMLQSLDALDLSKNQLSSGIPSSLSHIDRLSVLDLSNNNLSGKIPTGPQLDTFNASSYEGNPNLCGAPLPKKCSGEEIAQNPAMNGSREHAGMQDEKEGFISMGFYVSVALGFIAGFWGVVGTLVLNMSLRVAFFRFLNDFKDRLYVAISVNMARVQRQLQN; this is encoded by the coding sequence atgtgGAAAGGAAAAGAGCATGAGTATAAAAATATTCTTGGACTATTAAAAAGCATAGATCTCTCAAGCAATAATTTAACTGGGCGGATTCCAGGAGAGGTTGTGGAGCTTGTTGGATTGGTTTCCTTAAATCTCTCAAGAAACCGTTTAACTGGACAAATCACTTCAGAGATTGGTATGTTACAATCATTAGATGCCTTGGATCTATCTAAGAACCAGCTTTCCAGTGGAATTCCTTCAAGCCTTTCTCATATTGATCGTCTAAGTGTCTTGGACTTGTCAAACAACAATTTGTCCGGAAAAATTCCAACAGGCCCTCAACTTGATACCTTTAATGCATCCTCATATGAGGGAAATCCAAATCTTTGTGGAGCCCCACTTCCAAAGAAATGTTCAGGGGAAGAAATAGCTCAAAATCCAGCTATGAACGGGAGCAGAGAACATGCTGGCATGCAAGATGAGAAAGAAGGGTTCATATCCATGGGATTTTATGTTAGTGTGGCCCTCGGATTTATTGCAGGTTTCTGGGGAGTTGTTGGCACATTAGTACTGAATATGTCACTCCGAGTCGCATTTTTCAGGTTCTTGAACGATTTCAAAGATAGGCTATATGTGGCAATATCAGTGAATATGGCCAGAGTTCAGAGGCAGCTTCAAAACTAA
- the LOC115991376 gene encoding receptor-like protein EIX1 codes for MRPTIANYLGLGDTHLGCKEHERQALLKIKQDLIDDYGLLSSWSSNQDCCMWSGLRCSNQTGHVIMLNLNASSFRSWPLRGKLNPSLFELKYLTYLDVSFNDFNQSQIPKIIGSLSNLRHLDLYDANFGRNIPFQLGNLSNLQYLNLGWNNFNIPENIEWLPQLSSLEYLCMSTVNLSKVNNWLHVVNKLPYLTSLYLSSCNLPNIFSVPLVNSSTSLDGLDLSYNSLTSSSSVLEWLFNSNTSIVALDLSYNRFQGLIPDGFSKINSLAKLYFYKNEFEGGIPKSFGGMCNLKILSLSLNNLSGQLLEFFQNLTGCANHSIQSLNFDWNQIMGSLPDITTFPSLRILRLHSNHLKGIVPESLGKQSNLETLYLSNNSLEGVISEAHFSNLTKLKHLALPHTLVFNFSFDWVPPFQLDEISLGSCQLGPRFPTWLRTQKYYSWIDISNSRISDIISNSDWIFSRQVEYMNLSFNQISGQIPNLSLEFTSYPIIDLSSNKLEGGIPQFLFESAYLDVSKNMLSGPISALCEVQNGNLNFLVLSNNRLSGQIPDSCWMHLEGLQVLNLANNHFHGKIPSSVGFLHRIVSLDLDNNNFSGELPSSLNNCKELIFLNLGYNALDVYQNASTIFLL; via the exons ATGAGACCAACTATTGCAAATTATTTGGGGTTAGGAGATACTCACCTTGGCTGCAAAGAGCATGAGAGACAAGCTCTTCTCAAGATTAAACAAGACCTTATTGATGACTATGgccttctttcttcttggaGCTCCAATCAAGATTGTTGCATGTGGAGTGGGCTCAGGTGTAGCAACCAAACAGGCCACGTCATCATGCTCAATCTCAATGCCTCGTCCTTTCGCTCATGGCCTTTGCGAGGTAAACTTAATCCTTCCTTGTTTGAGTTGAAATATTTGACTTATTTGGATGTGAGCTTCAATGATTTTAATCAGAGCCAAATCCCAAAAATCATTGGTTCTCTCTCCAACTTAAGACACCTTGACCTTTATGATGCTAATTTCGGAAGAAATATACCTTTTCAGCTTGGGAATCTTTCCAACTTGCAATACCTTAATCTTGGTTggaataattttaatatacCTGAAAACATAGAGTGGCTCCCTCAACTTTCTTCTTTAGAATACCTTTGCATGAGTACCGTTAACCTGAGCAAAGTCAATAATTGGCTCCATGTTGTGAATAAACTACCATACTTGACATCCTTGTACTTGTCCTCTTGTAATCTTCCGAATATTTTCTCTGTTCCTCTTGTCAATTCTTCTACTTCTCTTGATGGCCTCGATCTCTCTTATAATAGtctcacttcttcttcttcagtacTAGAGTGGTTGTTCAACTCCAACACTAGTATTGTTGCACTTGATCTTAGTTATAATCGATTTCAAGGTTTAATTCCTGAtggttttagcaaaataaactcTCTTGCAAAGCTCTATTTCTATAAGAATGAGTTTGAAGGAGGGATACCAAAAAGCTTTGGTGGTATGtgtaatttgaaaatattgtctCTATCATTGAACAATCTTAGCGGACAACTTCtagaattttttcaaaacttgaCTGGTTGTGCAAACCACTCAATCCAgagtttgaattttgattggAATCAAATAATGGGATCGTTACCTGATATCACAACGTTTCCATCATTGAGAATATTAAGGCTTCATAGTAATCATTTGAAAGGGATCGTGCCTGAAAGTTTGGGAAAACAATCCAATCTAGAGACTTTGTATCTTTCTAATAATTCATTGGAAGGTGTTATTTCTGAAGCCCACTTCTCAAACCTCACAAAATTGAAGCATTTGGCTTTACCTCATACCTTGGTTTTCAACTTCAGCTTTGATTGGGTTCCACCTTTTCAATTAGATGAGATAAGTTTAGGGTCTTGCCAATTGGGCCCTCGATTCCCAACATGGCTTCGAActcaaaaatattattcttGGATTGATATTTCTAATTCTAGAATTTCGGATATCATTTCCAATTCAGATTGGATATTCTCTCGTCAAGTAGAATATATGAATTTGTCTTTCAACCAAATAAGTGGTCAAATTCCAAATTTGTCATTGGAGTTTACTTCTTATCCCATCATAGACTTGAGTTCAAATAAACTTGAAGGTGGAATAccacaatttttatttgaatcgGCGTATTTGGATGTTTCCAAGAATATGCTTTCAGGCCCAATCTCCGCCTTATGTGAAGTTCAGAATGGTAACTTGAACTTTCTAGTTCTCTCCAATAACAGGTTATCAGGACAGATTCCTGACTCATGTTGGATGCATCTTGAAGGATTACAAGTTCTTAATTTGGCAAATAATCATTTTCATGGGAAAATCCCAAGCTCGGTGGGATTTCTACATAGGATTGTATCATTGGATTTAGACAACAATAATTTTAGTGGGGAACTTCCTTCTTCCTTGAATAATTGCAAGGAGTTGATCTTCCTTAATCTTGGATACAATGCTCTG GATGTATACCAAAATGCCTCAACAATCTTTCTGCTTTGA
- the LOC115988857 gene encoding cytosolic sulfotransferase 15-like — protein MTITHYPKNQSSNGGEEEEISHECKELLLSLPKEKGWRTSHLYKYQEFWCQAIEIQSIVSFQRHFQASDNDVVLATIPKSGTTWLKALAFAIVNRKRFALENNHPLLTSNPHDLVPFFEYKLYANRQLLDLSNLPHPRLFGTHLPFPSLPDSIKKSGCRVVYICRNPFDTFISSWHFLNKIDPGSKAPMSLDEAFEMYCKGVIGFGPFWDHMLGYWKESIGRPHKVLFLKYEDLKEDVTFHLKKLAEFLGFPFSLEEERAGDVEKIAKLCSFENMKELEVNKAGKSIKYFENKALFRKGEVGDWVNYLTPRMVEQLAKVVEEKLGSSGLSFKVFS, from the coding sequence ATGACTATCACTCATTACCCAAAAAACCAATCAAGtaatggaggagaagaagaagaaataagcCATGAATGCAAGgaacttcttctttctcttcccaAAGAAAAAGGGTGGAGAACCTCTCACCTCTACAAGTACCAAGAGTTTTGGTGCCAAGCAATTGAAATCCAATCCATAGTCTCATTCCAAAGGCACTTCCAAGCAAGTGACAATGATGTTGTATTAGCCACCATTCCAAAATCAGGCACCACATGGTTAAAAGCTTTGGCTTTTGCTATTGTGAATCGTAAGCGTTTTGCTTTGGAAAATAATCATCCTTTGCTTACTTCAAACCCTCATGATCTTGTACCTTTCTTTGAGTACAAGCTCTATGCCAACCGCCAACTTCTTGATCTCTCCAACCTTCCACACCCTAGACTTTTTGGCACCCATCTTCCATTTCCTTCCTTGCCTGATTCAATCAAGAAGTCCGGTTGCCGGGTTGTTTATATTTGTCGAAACCCTTTTGACACTTTCATCTCCTCATGGCATTTtcttaacaaaattgatcctgGATCTAAAGCTCCAATGTCACTAGATGAAGCCTTTGAAATGTATTGTAAGGGCGTAATTGGATTTGGTCCCTTTTGGGACCATATGTTGGGATACTGGAAAGAGAGCATAGGGAGACCTCACAAGGTGTTGTTCTTGAAGTATGAGGACCTGAAAGAAGATGTCACTTTTCACTTGAAAAAGCTAGCAGAGTTTCTGGGGTTCCCATTTTCTTTGGAGGAGGAGAGAGCTGGTGATGTTGAAAAGATAGCAAAACTTTGTAGTTTTGAGAATATGAAGGAGTTGGAGGTAAACAAGGCTGGCAAGTCTATTAAGTACTTTGAAAACAAAGCCTTGTTTAGGAAGGGTGAGGTGGGAGACTGGGTTAACTATCTGACACCAAGAATGGTGGAGCAATTGGCCAAGGTGGTGGAGGAAAAGTTAGGTAGTTCTGGTTTGTCATTTAAAGTGTTCTCTTAG